In Gemmatimonadota bacterium, one DNA window encodes the following:
- the trxB gene encoding thioredoxin-disulfide reductase codes for MQREKLVIVGSGPAAWTAAIYAARADLEPLVFEGEPSREMIPGGQLMFTTEVENYPGFPESITGPEMMQKFRDQAVRFGTRVVSENVDRVDLSERPFRVEPSRSEPLLAETLIVATGARANWLGLDNETRLAQSGGGVSACAVCDGALPHYRGKRLVVVGGGDSAMEEALYLTKFAGEVVIVHRRDEFRASRIMADRVLAHEKIRVLWNRTVVDVIGDQEVTAIQLEDVRTGAREELEIGGLFVAIGHTPNTGFLDRQIELDAQGYVQIQQPFRTLTSVEGVFAAGDVMDSYYRQAITSAGTGCMAALDAERFLAHHEVAVPPVSHRT; via the coding sequence ATGCAGCGCGAGAAGCTGGTCATCGTCGGATCGGGTCCTGCCGCCTGGACGGCTGCCATCTACGCGGCCCGGGCCGACCTGGAGCCCCTGGTGTTCGAAGGGGAGCCCAGCCGCGAGATGATCCCCGGCGGTCAGCTCATGTTCACCACCGAGGTGGAGAACTACCCCGGGTTCCCCGAGTCCATCACCGGTCCGGAGATGATGCAGAAGTTCCGCGACCAGGCGGTGCGCTTCGGCACCCGGGTGGTCTCGGAGAACGTCGACCGCGTGGATCTGTCCGAGCGGCCGTTCCGGGTGGAGCCGAGCCGCAGCGAGCCGCTCCTCGCCGAGACCCTCATCGTCGCCACCGGGGCCCGGGCCAACTGGCTGGGTCTGGACAACGAGACCCGTCTGGCGCAGTCGGGGGGTGGCGTGTCCGCCTGTGCGGTCTGCGACGGCGCCCTTCCGCACTACCGCGGGAAGCGGCTGGTGGTCGTCGGAGGCGGCGACTCCGCGATGGAGGAGGCGCTCTATCTCACGAAGTTCGCGGGCGAAGTGGTGATCGTGCACCGTCGCGACGAATTCCGCGCCTCGCGCATCATGGCCGACCGCGTGCTCGCCCACGAGAAGATCCGCGTGCTGTGGAACCGCACCGTCGTGGACGTGATCGGCGATCAGGAGGTCACCGCCATCCAGCTCGAGGACGTCCGGACCGGCGCACGGGAGGAGCTGGAGATCGGCGGCCTGTTCGTGGCCATCGGACACACGCCCAACACCGGCTTCCTGGATCGGCAGATCGAGCTGGATGCACAGGGCTACGTGCAGATCCAGCAGCCGTTCCGCACGCTGACGAGCGTCGAGGGCGTGTTCGCCGCCGGGGACGTCATGGACAGCTACTACCGGCAGGCCATCACATCGGCGGGAACGGGGTGCATGGCGGCCCTGGACGCCGAGCGCTTCCTGGCCCACCACGAGGTGGCGGTCCCGCCGGTCTCCCACCGGACCTGA
- a CDS encoding SDR family oxidoreductase, whose protein sequence is MAERDRVVMVTGGAVRVGAALCRGFAERGYDVALNYKSSDKEARALARRIEKGGRRCLLLQGDVASEDQVSRMLESVGQELGRLDVLINSASTFRENQLLAIDATEWDEVMGVNLRGPFLMSKHAAPLLQASRGCIVNIVDISAFRPWTRYPHHSVSKAALLHLTKVMAKAFAPAVRVNAIAPGTVLPPEGTSDSELDRERGKTLLDRLGTPQDVVDAALFLADARYVTGDVILVDGGLALG, encoded by the coding sequence GTGGCAGAGCGAGACAGGGTGGTCATGGTGACGGGCGGCGCCGTGCGCGTGGGCGCCGCGCTGTGCCGCGGGTTCGCGGAGCGGGGCTATGACGTCGCGCTGAACTACAAGAGCTCCGACAAGGAGGCGCGCGCGCTCGCGCGTCGCATCGAGAAGGGCGGACGGCGCTGCCTGCTGCTCCAAGGGGACGTCGCCAGCGAAGACCAGGTCTCCCGGATGCTGGAGTCGGTCGGGCAGGAGCTGGGACGGCTGGACGTGCTCATCAACAGCGCCTCCACCTTCCGCGAGAACCAGCTCCTGGCGATCGACGCCACGGAGTGGGACGAGGTGATGGGCGTCAACCTGCGCGGGCCTTTCCTGATGTCGAAGCACGCCGCGCCGCTGCTCCAGGCCAGCCGGGGCTGCATCGTCAACATCGTCGACATCTCGGCCTTCCGCCCCTGGACGCGCTATCCACACCATTCGGTGTCGAAGGCGGCGCTGCTGCACCTGACCAAGGTGATGGCCAAGGCCTTCGCGCCCGCGGTCCGGGTCAACGCCATCGCGCCCGGAACGGTGCTCCCTCCGGAGGGCACGAGCGACTCCGAGCTCGACCGCGAGCGGGGCAAGACGCTGCTCGACCGGCTGGGCACACCCCAGGACGTCGTGGACGCGGCGCTCTTCCTGGCCGACGCCCGCTACGTCACGGGGGACGTCATCCTGGTGGACGGAGGCCTGGCCCTGGGCTGA
- a CDS encoding SDR family oxidoreductase, whose product MDLSTHVALVTGGTRGIGRAIVQRLLEEGARVALCARSAGDVEAAVQELSASHGDRVFGRSCDVRDAGSVRTTVDAVVQRFGRLSVLVNNAGLGVFAPLGELSVDDWQLQIDTNLGGVFHCSTAALPHLADAGGAWIINVGSLASRNAFAGGVGYNASKFGLLGMTEAMMLDVRYQDIRVSLVMPGSVNTEFRGRTVEEDTWRLTSDDVARAVVDLLRYPANAHVSRVELRPSQPPRN is encoded by the coding sequence ATGGACCTGTCGACACACGTGGCCCTCGTCACCGGCGGTACCCGCGGGATCGGCCGCGCGATCGTCCAGCGACTCCTGGAGGAGGGCGCCCGGGTCGCCCTCTGCGCCCGCTCCGCCGGGGACGTCGAGGCGGCCGTCCAGGAGTTGAGCGCGTCCCATGGGGACCGGGTGTTCGGCAGGTCGTGCGACGTGCGGGACGCCGGATCGGTGCGGACCACCGTGGATGCGGTGGTACAGCGCTTCGGTCGCCTCTCCGTCCTGGTCAACAATGCCGGCCTGGGTGTGTTCGCCCCGCTGGGTGAGCTCTCCGTGGACGACTGGCAGCTCCAGATCGACACCAACCTGGGCGGCGTCTTCCACTGCTCGACCGCGGCGCTTCCCCATCTGGCCGACGCCGGCGGAGCCTGGATCATCAACGTGGGATCCCTGGCCAGCCGCAATGCCTTCGCGGGCGGGGTGGGCTACAATGCCTCCAAGTTCGGCCTGCTGGGCATGACCGAAGCCATGATGCTCGACGTGCGCTACCAGGACATCCGCGTCAGCCTGGTGATGCCCGGGAGCGTCAACACCGAGTTTCGCGGACGGACGGTCGAGGAGGACACCTGGCGACTGACCTCGGACGACGTGGCCCGGGCGGTCGTGGACCTGCTCCGCTATCCAGCCAATGCGCACGTGAGCCGGGTCGAGCTCCGGCCGTCCCAACCACCCCGCAACTGA
- a CDS encoding class II fumarate hydratase, translating to MSSTTRVERDSLGEVQVPADALYGAQTQRAVENFPISGRPFGRRFIEALGIVKRAAARTNEELGGLDATLAAAIGEAAGEVSSGRWDAQFPIDVYQTGSGTSTNMNANEVIATRATQILGGDPRVHPNDHVNMAQSSNDVIPTAIHVSGALALHRDLLPALDELATALEQKAQAFDDIVKSGRTHLMDATPVRLGQEFGGYAAQVRRGMERVERAIAELEELALGGTAVGTGINTHPEFAAKTIARISEATGLSFREADNHFEAQGARDAVVSASGALNTVAVSLMKIADDIRWLASGPTSGLAEIQLPAVQPGSSIMPGKVNPVLSEALMMVAARVAGNHTTITVGGSRGNFELNVMMPVMVDALLESILLLAGGARAFTRRCVVGIEPNRERIRELLEKNPAIATALNLFIGYDRAAEVAKESAKRGASVRDVVREKGLLPEDQLDTALDVRSMTEPGLPRG from the coding sequence ATGAGCTCCACGACCCGCGTCGAGCGCGATTCGCTCGGTGAGGTGCAGGTCCCCGCGGACGCGCTCTACGGCGCGCAGACCCAACGCGCGGTGGAGAACTTCCCCATCAGCGGCCGGCCCTTCGGCCGTCGGTTCATCGAGGCGTTGGGGATCGTCAAGCGCGCCGCGGCCCGCACCAACGAAGAGCTGGGCGGCTTGGATGCCACGCTGGCCGCCGCCATCGGCGAGGCGGCGGGAGAGGTGAGCAGCGGCCGCTGGGACGCGCAGTTCCCGATCGACGTGTACCAGACCGGCTCCGGCACGTCGACCAACATGAACGCCAACGAGGTGATCGCCACCCGCGCCACGCAGATCCTGGGGGGGGACCCGCGGGTCCATCCCAACGATCACGTCAACATGGCGCAATCGTCCAACGACGTGATCCCCACGGCCATCCACGTATCGGGAGCCCTGGCGCTGCACCGGGACCTGCTGCCCGCGCTGGACGAGCTTGCGACCGCGCTGGAGCAGAAGGCCCAGGCCTTCGACGACATCGTGAAGTCCGGGCGGACACACCTCATGGACGCCACGCCCGTGCGCCTGGGGCAGGAGTTCGGCGGGTACGCCGCCCAGGTGCGGCGGGGGATGGAGCGCGTGGAACGCGCCATCGCCGAGCTGGAGGAGCTCGCCCTCGGGGGGACGGCGGTCGGCACCGGCATCAACACGCACCCCGAGTTCGCCGCGAAGACCATCGCGCGGATCTCCGAGGCCACGGGCCTGTCCTTCCGGGAAGCCGACAACCACTTCGAGGCCCAGGGTGCCCGCGACGCGGTCGTGAGCGCGTCGGGAGCCCTGAACACGGTGGCGGTCTCGCTCATGAAGATCGCCGACGACATCCGCTGGCTGGCGAGCGGCCCCACGTCCGGCCTGGCCGAGATCCAGCTTCCCGCCGTCCAGCCGGGCAGCTCCATCATGCCGGGCAAGGTCAATCCCGTGCTCAGCGAAGCGCTCATGATGGTGGCTGCCCGGGTGGCGGGGAACCACACCACCATCACGGTCGGCGGAAGCCGCGGGAACTTCGAGCTCAACGTCATGATGCCGGTGATGGTCGACGCGTTGCTCGAATCCATCCTGCTCCTCGCGGGCGGCGCACGCGCCTTCACGCGTCGGTGCGTGGTGGGCATCGAGCCCAACCGTGAGCGCATCCGGGAGCTGCTGGAGAAGAACCCGGCCATCGCGACCGCGCTCAACCTGTTCATCGGCTACGACCGGGCCGCGGAGGTGGCCAAGGAATCCGCCAAGCGCGGCGCTTCCGTGCGGGACGTGGTGCGCGAGAAGGGGCTTCTGCCGGAGGACCAGCTGGACACGGCGCTGGACGTCCGTTCCATGACCGAGCCCGGTCTTCCGCGAGGCTGA
- a CDS encoding 6-carboxytetrahydropterin synthase: MPRVRVTRRLHFSAAHRLHRPDWPEERNQAVFGDCANPNWHGHNYEVDVTVEGEVDPETGFVLDLKVLRDAVERHVLADVDHRNLNTEVPWLSGTNPTTENVAVAMWHRIVDHLPDAVELVRITLWETPRNYVEYDGR; the protein is encoded by the coding sequence ATGCCGAGAGTCCGCGTGACGCGGCGCCTCCATTTCAGCGCCGCCCACCGCCTGCATCGGCCGGATTGGCCGGAGGAACGCAACCAGGCCGTCTTCGGCGACTGCGCCAATCCCAACTGGCACGGACACAACTACGAAGTGGACGTCACGGTCGAGGGAGAGGTGGATCCCGAGACCGGATTCGTGCTGGATCTGAAGGTGCTGCGGGACGCGGTGGAACGGCACGTCCTGGCGGACGTGGACCATCGCAACCTGAACACCGAGGTGCCGTGGCTGTCCGGGACCAACCCGACCACCGAGAACGTCGCGGTGGCCATGTGGCACCGCATCGTCGATCACCTGCCGGACGCCGTGGAGCTGGTCCGGATCACCCTGTGGGAGACGCCGCGCAACTATGTCGAGTACGATGGACGGTAG
- the folE gene encoding GTP cyclohydrolase I FolE: MASALAQASFPELVAEMLRRLGEDPGREGLLRTPERVEKSMRFLTRGYALTAADALGEGIFQEPHNNMVLVKDIEMYSLCEHHMLPFIGKVHLAYIPSGRIIGLSKAARLVEVYARRFQVQERLTEQIAQALWDAIRPQGVGVVVEAFHLCMMMRGVEKQNSKTITSAMRGVFLENEGTRSEFLRYAMTPHSPLGS; the protein is encoded by the coding sequence GTGGCGTCCGCCCTGGCGCAGGCCAGCTTCCCCGAGCTGGTCGCGGAGATGCTGCGACGGCTGGGGGAGGATCCGGGCCGCGAAGGTCTGCTCCGTACGCCCGAGCGGGTGGAGAAGTCCATGCGGTTCCTGACGCGCGGCTACGCGCTCACGGCGGCCGATGCGCTGGGGGAAGGGATCTTCCAGGAGCCGCACAACAACATGGTGCTCGTGAAGGACATCGAGATGTACTCGCTGTGCGAGCACCACATGCTGCCCTTCATCGGGAAGGTCCACCTGGCCTACATCCCCTCCGGACGCATCATCGGGCTGAGCAAGGCGGCCCGCCTCGTCGAGGTCTATGCGCGTCGCTTCCAGGTGCAGGAGCGTCTGACGGAGCAGATCGCGCAGGCGCTGTGGGACGCCATCCGTCCCCAGGGGGTCGGCGTGGTCGTGGAGGCCTTCCACCTCTGCATGATGATGCGCGGCGTGGAGAAGCAGAACTCCAAGACCATCACCTCCGCCATGCGGGGCGTCTTCCTCGAGAACGAGGGCACGCGCAGCGAGTTCCTGCGCTACGCGATGACGCCGCACAGCCCGCTGGGGTCGTAG
- a CDS encoding SDR family oxidoreductase has protein sequence MQGRSVLVTGATQGIGGAVAEILVAAGARVVIAARTESRLRSSAERLGCDWLAVDLATPAAVERTADQVRTRLGAVPDAVVSAAGAFALSDVERTSAEALERMLALNLRVPFDWIRCFLPEMKARGHGDLLHVGSVAGRRAFPGNAGYSASKFGLRGLHEVLVAELAGTGVRSTLIEPAAVDTPLWDPIDPDADPTLPSRGQMLQPADVAEAILFALTRPAHVCVPLIQIQRA, from the coding sequence GTGCAGGGAAGGAGCGTCCTGGTCACCGGGGCCACCCAAGGGATCGGCGGTGCGGTGGCCGAGATCCTCGTCGCCGCGGGCGCGCGGGTCGTGATCGCTGCGCGCACGGAAAGCCGACTGCGCTCCTCCGCGGAGCGCCTGGGCTGCGACTGGCTGGCCGTGGACCTGGCCACCCCGGCCGCGGTCGAGCGGACGGCGGACCAGGTCCGGACCCGTCTGGGCGCGGTGCCCGACGCCGTCGTCAGCGCCGCCGGGGCCTTTGCGCTGTCGGACGTGGAGCGGACGTCGGCCGAGGCCCTGGAACGGATGCTCGCCCTGAATCTGCGCGTGCCCTTCGACTGGATCCGGTGCTTCCTGCCGGAGATGAAGGCGCGGGGACACGGAGACCTGCTGCACGTGGGCTCCGTGGCCGGGCGCAGGGCCTTCCCCGGGAATGCCGGCTACAGCGCCTCCAAGTTCGGGCTGCGCGGATTGCACGAGGTCCTGGTCGCGGAGTTGGCCGGGACGGGGGTGCGCAGCACGCTGATCGAGCCGGCCGCGGTCGACACCCCGTTGTGGGATCCGATCGACCCCGATGCCGATCCCACCCTCCCTTCGCGGGGACAGATGCTCCAGCCGGCCGACGTGGCCGAGGCCATCCTGTTCGCGTTGACCCGGCCGGCCCACGTGTGCGTCCCCCTGATCCAGATCCAGCGAGCGTGA